The Bacillota bacterium DNA window TGTTTTTTCCTTCTGCCTGTCTTCAATTCTCCAGTCGGTTATATTACCGTGCTTAAGCCCTATGGCCATCAGCGCCCCGGACACTGTCCCGCAAGTTTCCCCCAGCCGGGCCATTCCGCCTCCAAAAGGGGTAGCTATCTTCATGGCTGTTTCCAGGTCCAGCCCCAGCTTCTCTGCGTAAGTGGAAAACACCGACTGGGAACAGAGAGACCCTTCTTTAAACCTGTATACCGCCTTTTCAACGCTGCTCATTCTTTAAATACCTCCCTTAACTGCCCCCGGCTTAGTACCCGCGTCCTTGGCATAATTCAGATTTCTGGATATGTTACAAGGGAAGAATAACTGCACTTCCGTCCCCTGTCCGGGTGTACTGTTGATAATTAGTTGCCCCCGGTGCAGTTGAACGATTTCATCACAAATGGACAAACCAATTCCGCTGCCTGCTGACGATGTGCCCTTGTAGAATTTCTGTTTTACTTTGAGCAACTCTGCGTGAGGGATACCGACTCCGGTATCGGCTATCTTTATTTGCATCTGATCCTCCCCGGCCTGGGCGCTAACCCTCACAGTTCCCCCGGGAGGGGTAAATTTGAAAGCATTATCCAGCAGATTAAGGAATACTTGTTTTAACCTATTGGGATCTGCCTTAACCACCGGTAAATCCTGTGCAGTTTTACATACCAGGTTAATTCGTTGTCGCCGGGCTCTGGGATTTAATTGTTTTAGGATGGAGTCCAGCAGTTTCCGTAGGTGAACCGTATCCTGTTGCAGTGTAATTTTTCCCGCGGACAGCCTGGAGAAATCCAGCATTTCATCTACCAGCAAGGTTAACCTGTCGTTCTCTCTTTCAATAATGCTCAGACCGTCATTTATTTCATCCATATTTTTCAACTCCCCGGACCTGAGGGTTACTGCCCATCCTTTAATGGAGGTTAACGGAGTGCGTAGTTCGTGGGAGATAGACGCTATAAACTGGTTTTTCAATTGATCGTAACGTACTATTTCCTCCGCCATGTAGTTTAGCGTATCGGCCAGCTTACCCACTTCGTCATCATATTTTTTGTCCGCCCGGGCACTAAACCGGCCAGCGGCCATTTCCTCTGCCACCCGGGTAATTCTCTCCACCGGCCCGGTGATGGTCGCGGACAATATCACGCTGACCGCTGCGGCCAGGAGTACCACTAATAGTCCCACTGCTATCAGTATTATAGCTGCGTTCCTGACCACCCCGTGTATCCCGGTGAGGGATGTTACAAAGCGAACCGCTCCCACCACCTGAGCACCGGATTTCAGGGGATACGCTACAGACAGGGCCGGTTCGCCGGTAACAGGCAGGTTGCCCTGCCATTGTCCCGATTCTCCCGCCAGGGCCCTTTGAATATCATTTAAGGACATTTTTCCAGCAGCAGGCGATCCCTGGGAGTCGGCCAGCACCATCCCCCCGGTGTCTATAATTTGCACTTGTGCCGCAGTAGTTGAAGAAAAGCTCTCCAGGAGAGTTCCTGCTTCCCTTTCCAGATCTTTACCGGACAAATAACGGCCATAAAAATTGCCTGCCACTTCTACTTGTTTTTCAAGTACATCCTGCACATTATCGTAATAATATTGCCTAATCCCCACCAGCAAGAAGGTTTCCATTATGAGTACCGTAAGTACAATCACCATCAGGTAGCTGCCGACCAACCTTTTTTTAATGCCCTGCAACTTGGTCCTCCTCCCGCCAACGGTAACCAATCCCCCAGACGGTTTCAATATAAGCCGGCTGGGAAGGGTTGTCCTCGATTTTTTCCCGCAGCCTCCTGATATGCACATCCACAGTCTTGGGATCGCCGATGAAGTCTTCACCCCAGGCCAGATCTAACAGCCGGTTACGGCTTAAGGCCAGGTTGCCATTGGCCAGGAAAATCTTCATCAGGCAAAACTCCCGGGGGGTCAGGTCCAGTTCCTGATCATTTTTGTACATTCGCTGGGCTTGGTCATCAAGCCGGAATGGGCCTTGGCATATCATTTGACTGCTCTCCGGCGGAGTTGTTTGCATCCGCCTGAGCACGGCCCGAATCCTGGCTACCAGTTCGAGAGGGTTGAAGGGTTTCACCACATAATCGTCAGCTCCCAATTCCAACCCCATCACTTTATCCATATCCTGGCCCCGAGCCGTCAGCATGATCACCGCTATGGCGGGAGACTCCAGCCGCAGCCGGCGGCAAACCTTATAGCCGTCAATACCCGGCAGCATAATATCCAGCACCAGCAGGTGAGGCCGAAATGTCTTCACCTTGGCCAACGCCTCTTCCCCGGTGGCGGCCTCCATAACCTGAAATAAATTTTTCTCCAGATTAATGGTAATAAACCGGCGAATGGAGTCTTCATCCTCCACCACAAGAATTCTTTCCTGCCCCTCCATGGTTTCACCTCGCTCATAAAACATAGTACATTCGAAAAAGCTTAAAGCCTTGAAATCACAGGCTTTATTTTTTTACCATTTTGCGCTTCACCTCAAAAAAGCCCTGGTTTTATACATTGTCCATATTGGTTGATTTAAGCATTATTAAAGAGATGAAAGTGATTATTTAGCGCAAATGGCAAAATACATCTGTTTTTAATACTTGACAAACCTTAAAATCCACCAAAATTGGTTTGGAAGCTATTTCCATAATAGGTTTTAGGAGTGGATTTTTATGTTAGTTGTCAAGTATTTTCATTGGCAGTATCAAGATTTCGTTAGTGATTTTTTGACTCGTTACTTTATCTCTACCGGTCAGCACATTTACTATCTCAACCAGGTCATCTCTAATTGTTAAGCTTTGGAGTTCTGATCTTACCAGCATCGTTGAGCTTATCAAAAGCCGGTATTCAAGTACTAACCGGGGCACACCTCCCAAAGATGCGGTAGCCATGTTTCGTTCTCTTATCCTTATGACCTTTAAGGGTGAAACCAGCATACCCAAATGGGTGGATACTTTAAAGTCTGATCCTTTTTATGCTGTTTTGTCTGGTTTTTTGCCTGCCTGCTTTTCAACGACTAAGGTAGGTGGTATTTCGGCAGATCCTATCCCAGGTGTGGGTACCTTTTATGATTATATGGATAGGCTGATTCGCAAGGATCGTATCCTTTACAAATCTAAACTGCGCAAGTTTAAGCGTAAGCCTAAAAAGAAGCAAAGAAAAATCAGAAGATGAATTCTTCTAAGCCCGGCGTGGTTGAACGTTTGGTGAATAGGGTTTTAAAGTATGATAATTCCAAGCTCCCTGATAATCTGGAATCTACTTTAAACCATATCCTCAAG harbors:
- a CDS encoding response regulator transcription factor, whose protein sequence is MEGQERILVVEDEDSIRRFITINLEKNLFQVMEAATGEEALAKVKTFRPHLLVLDIMLPGIDGYKVCRRLRLESPAIAVIMLTARGQDMDKVMGLELGADDYVVKPFNPLELVARIRAVLRRMQTTPPESSQMICQGPFRLDDQAQRMYKNDQELDLTPREFCLMKIFLANGNLALSRNRLLDLAWGEDFIGDPKTVDVHIRRLREKIEDNPSQPAYIETVWGIGYRWREEDQVAGH
- a CDS encoding C_GCAxxG_C_C family protein, translating into MSSVEKAVYRFKEGSLCSQSVFSTYAEKLGLDLETAMKIATPFGGGMARLGETCGTVSGALMAIGLKHGNITDWRIEDRQKEKTYRLAIQFVDEFKSRNGSIRCKDILGCDLSTPEGRKTAGEKDLIVTVCPKFVRDAAEILEEIL
- a CDS encoding HAMP domain-containing protein; its protein translation is MQGIKKRLVGSYLMVIVLTVLIMETFLLVGIRQYYYDNVQDVLEKQVEVAGNFYGRYLSGKDLEREAGTLLESFSSTTAAQVQIIDTGGMVLADSQGSPAAGKMSLNDIQRALAGESGQWQGNLPVTGEPALSVAYPLKSGAQVVGAVRFVTSLTGIHGVVRNAAIILIAVGLLVVLLAAAVSVILSATITGPVERITRVAEEMAAGRFSARADKKYDDEVGKLADTLNYMAEEIVRYDQLKNQFIASISHELRTPLTSIKGWAVTLRSGELKNMDEINDGLSIIERENDRLTLLVDEMLDFSRLSAGKITLQQDTVHLRKLLDSILKQLNPRARRQRINLVCKTAQDLPVVKADPNRLKQVFLNLLDNAFKFTPPGGTVRVSAQAGEDQMQIKIADTGVGIPHAELLKVKQKFYKGTSSAGSGIGLSICDEIVQLHRGQLIINSTPGQGTEVQLFFPCNISRNLNYAKDAGTKPGAVKGGI